A genome region from Magnolia sinica isolate HGM2019 chromosome 8, MsV1, whole genome shotgun sequence includes the following:
- the LOC131252561 gene encoding RNA polymerase II C-terminal domain phosphatase-like 2 isoform X3, with translation MTRLGFKSTVFHGDSCLGEAEIFPTEKNPSFQFPNNEIRINHFSPPSDRCPPLSILQTISPFAVRCKLESKSPPLNCLHTSCFQELKTAVVVHGDEEVHLVAMQSRQDKIPGFFWCCAVPLGLYGSCKGMLNPRCLAIVFDLDETLIVANTMKSFEDRIEFLQRRIACETDGLRASGMKAELKRYLDDKALLKQYSENDHVNDNGKLIKIQLEEVPPIAGSPEPVIRPIIRLQDRNIVLTRINPEVRDTSVLVRLRPAWEDLRSYLTAKGRKRFEVYVCTMAERDYALEMWRLLDPEANLISSKQLLDRVVCVKSDSRKSLLNVFQDGICHPKMAMVIDDRLKVWDDKDQPRVHVVPPFTPYYAPQAETANAVPVLCVARNVACNVRGGFFKEFDEKLLRRISEFCYEDEVLDLPPAPDVSNYLMTEDTGVMPNGNRDIPVPEGMSGAEAERRMNRPKLGVEASLPFVMNSPDSRSELSQQPLAITSNFITPSVSRTTIPSQRPGLLGASPKEAEASQSELDPIMRRRLLALQHGPDMPGSSLIDPSFRSRPPARMSASPIQLNGGWFVADEDVNAGQLIKRSSGATQESDALQPDKHRTISNPPNHSAETSIPFDKSHPVSGVKAEEACLVDERQRQNQVHPSNSSISEDDEVSLNRPSVNNGELHIEVTPQPSVYIGVLQEIGRRCASKVEFKSVISTSKDLQFSFEVLFSGEKIGVGIGRTRKEAQFQAAKNALRNLASSYVSHLAPDTVAVDRGLDKLSSGNENGFLRDVATPMSVELPMKEELPNASMLEQLGNGDESTRLSVVTSGIKDLCVAGGLSLFFQDQPPVTMTLNNGEFYSQVEIAGEVLGKGIGLSKEGAKLQAAEEALGSLKSMISQQASKRSNSPRSPPTIPNKRSKDELLRGFPALSPSRHQKNGHPIS, from the exons ATGACTCGACTAGGGTTTAAATCGACTGTCTTCCATGGCGATTCGTGCCTGGGCGAAGCAGAGATTTTCCCCACTGAGAAAAACCCTAGTTTCCAATTCCCAAACAacgaaattcgcatcaatcattTCTCTCCGCCAAGTGATCGCTGCCCACCGCTCTCGATTCTCCAGACAATCTCCCCTTTTGCCGTCCGATGCAAGCTCGAATCAAAATCACCGCCATTGAATTGCCTACACACGTCATGCTTCCAAGAACTCAAG ACAGCAGTAGTTGTGCATGGAGATGAAGAAGTGCATTTGGTAGCAATGCAGAGTAGGCAGGACAAGATTCCTGGCTTCTTCTGGTGCTGTGCGGTTCCGCTTGGTCTCTATGGTTCTTGCAAGGGGATGCTGAATCCCCGGTGCCTCGCAATCGTGTTCGATCTCGACGAGACGCTCATAGTTGCGAACACGATGAAATCATTCGAGGATAGGATCGAGTTCCTCCAACGCAGGATTGCCTGCGAAACTGATGGCCTTCGAGCTTCGGGCATGAAGGCAGAGCTCAAGCGATACTTGGATGATAAAGCTCTCTTGAAGCAGTACTCAGAGAATGACCATGTCAATGATAATGGGAAACTGATCAAGATTCAGCTTGAGGAGGTTCCTCCGATTGCTGGTAGCCCAGAACCAGTCATTCGGCCAATTATAAGGTTGCAAGACAGGAATATCGTCTTAACTCGCATTAATCCAGAG GTTCGTGATACAAGTGTCCTTGTGAGGCTTCGGCCTGCTTGGGAAGATTTGAGGAGTTATTTAACTGCCAAAGGGCGCAAACGCTTTGAGGTTTATGTTTGCACGATGGCTGAAAGAGATTATGCTTTGGAGATGTGGAGGCTTCTGGACCCAGAAGCAAACCTAATAAGCTCAAAGCAACTTCTGGATCGCGTTGTATGTGTCAAATCAG ACTCTAGGAAGTCATTGTTGAATGTTTTTCAAGATGGTATCTGCCATCCAAAAATGGCGATGGTGATCGATGACCGCCTGAAGGTTTGGGATGACAAGGATCAACCTCGAGTACACGTTGTTCCTCCCTTCACTCCATATTATGCACCTCAGGCTGAG ACGGCGAATGCTGTTCCAGTGTTGTGTGTTGCAAGAAACGTTGCATGCAATGTCAGAGGTGGATTTTTCAA AGAATTTGATGAAAAACTGCTGCGAAGAATATCCGAATTTTGTTATGAAGATGAAGTACTAGATTTACCTCCTGCACCTGATGTGAGCAATTACTTAATGACAGAG GATACTGGTGTCATGCCAAATGGAAATAGAGACATTCCTGTTCCCGAAGGCATGAGTGGTGCTGAAGCTGAACGAAGAATGAATCGACCG AAGCTTGGTGTGGAAGCCAGCTTACCTTTCGTCATGAACAGTCCTGATTCGAGGTCTGAACTCTCTCAACAACCTTTGGCCATCACATCTAATTTTATAACCCCATCAGTGTCTAGAACGACTATACCTTCACAGA gACCTGGTTTGTTGGGAGCTTCTCCAAAAGAGGCAGAGGCCTCCCAGTCGGAATTAGATCCTATCATGAGGAGAAGACTCCTCGCTCTGCAGCATGGCCCAGATATGCCGGGAAGTAGCTTAATTGATCCTTCTTTTAGATCAAGACCACCTGCAAGGATGTCAGCATCGCCCATACAACTAAATGGAGGCTGGTTTGTTGCCGATGAAGACGTCAATGCTGGGCAACTTATTAAGCGATCTTCAGGGGCGACTCAAGAATCTGATGCATTACAACCTGATAAGCATCGAACTATTTCTAATCCTCCTAATCATAGTGCAGAAACTTCCATTCCCTTCGACAAATCCCATCCTGTGTCTGGAGTGAAAGCTGAAGAG GCATGTCTTGTAGATGAACGGCAAAGGCAAAATCAAGTACACCCAAGTAATTCTTCCATTTCAG AAGATGATGAGGTATCCTTGAATCGGCCATCCGTTAACAATGGTGAGCTTCATATTGAAGTGACTCCACAACCTTCTGTGTATATAGGAGTACTGCAAGAAATTGGACGGAGGTGTGCCTCAAAG GTTGAGTTCAAATCTGTTATCAGCACCAGCAAGGATCTGCAGTTCTCTTTTGAG GTACTCTTCAGTGGGGAAAAGATAGGGGTTGGGATTGGTAGAACACGGAAGGAAGCTCAATTCCAAGCTGCTAAAAATGCTCTTCGGAACTTGGCCA GCAGCTATGTATCACATCTTGCACCTGACACCGTAGCTGTGGACAGAGGTTTGGATAAGCTCTCTTCTGGAAATGAAAATGGATTTTTGAGGGACGTTGCCACTCCTATGTCAGTTGAATTGCCTATGAAGGAGGAACTACCCAATGCGAGTATGTTGGAGCAGTTGGGTAATGGAGATGAGTCGACAAGATTATCTGTTGTCACCTCTGGCATCAAAGATTTA TGTGTGGCAGGGGGCCTCAGTCTATTCTTCCAAGATCAGCCCCCAGTTACCATGACTTTAAATAATGGAGAGTTTTATTCTCAG GTTGAAATAGCAGGAGAGGTTTTAGGAAAGGGAATTGGTTTGAGTAAAGAGGGAGCTAAGCTGCAG GCTGCTGAGGAGGCACTAGGGAGCTTGAAATCCATGATCAGTCAGCAAGCCTCGAAGCGTTCAAATTCACCAAG GTCGCCGCCAACCATTCCAAACAAGCGGTCAAAGGACGAACTCCTTCGAGGGTTTCCAGCTCTATCACCGTCACGACATCAAAAAAACGGGCACCCAATTTCTTGA
- the LOC131252561 gene encoding RNA polymerase II C-terminal domain phosphatase-like 2 isoform X4 — MTRLGFKSTVFHGDSCLGEAEIFPTEKNPSFQFPNNEIRINHFSPPSDRCPPLSILQTISPFAVRCKLESKSPPLNCLHTSCFQELKTAVVVHGDEEVHLVAMQSRQDKIPGFFWCCAVPLGLYGSCKGMLNPRCLAIVFDLDETLIVANTMKSFEDRIEFLQRRIACETDGLRASGMKAELKRYLDDKALLKQYSENDHVNDNGKLIKIQLEEVPPIAGSPEPVIRPIIRLQDRNIVLTRINPEVRDTSVLVRLRPAWEDLRSYLTAKGRKRFEVYVCTMAERDYALEMWRLLDPEANLISSKQLLDRVVCVKSDSRKSLLNVFQDGICHPKMAMVIDDRLKVWDDKDQPRVHVVPPFTPYYAPQAETANAVPVLCVARNVACNVRGGFFKEFDEKLLRRISEFCYEDEVLDLPPAPDVSNYLMTEDTGVMPNGNRDIPVPEGMSGAEAERRMNRPDQKLGVEASLPFVMNSPDSRSELSQQPLAITSNFITPSVSRTTIPSQRPGLLGASPKEAEASQSELDPIMRRRLLALQHGPDMPGSSLIDPSFRSRPPARMSASPIQLNGGWFVADEDVNAGQLIKRSSGATQESDALQPDKHRTISNPPNHSAETSIPFDKSHPVSGVKAEEACLVDERQRQNQVHPSNSSISEDDEVSLNRPSVNNGELHIEVTPQPSVYIGVLQEIGRRCASKVEFKSVISTSKDLQFSFEVLFSGEKIGVGIGRTRKEAQFQAAKNALRNLASSYVSHLAPDTVAVDRGLDKLSSGNENGFLRDVATPMSVELPMKEELPNASMLEQLGNGDESTRLSVVTSGIKDLCVAGGLSLFFQDQPPVTMTLNNGEFYSQAAEEALGSLKSMISQQASKRSNSPRSPPTIPNKRSKDELLRGFPALSPSRHQKNGHPIS, encoded by the exons ATGACTCGACTAGGGTTTAAATCGACTGTCTTCCATGGCGATTCGTGCCTGGGCGAAGCAGAGATTTTCCCCACTGAGAAAAACCCTAGTTTCCAATTCCCAAACAacgaaattcgcatcaatcattTCTCTCCGCCAAGTGATCGCTGCCCACCGCTCTCGATTCTCCAGACAATCTCCCCTTTTGCCGTCCGATGCAAGCTCGAATCAAAATCACCGCCATTGAATTGCCTACACACGTCATGCTTCCAAGAACTCAAG ACAGCAGTAGTTGTGCATGGAGATGAAGAAGTGCATTTGGTAGCAATGCAGAGTAGGCAGGACAAGATTCCTGGCTTCTTCTGGTGCTGTGCGGTTCCGCTTGGTCTCTATGGTTCTTGCAAGGGGATGCTGAATCCCCGGTGCCTCGCAATCGTGTTCGATCTCGACGAGACGCTCATAGTTGCGAACACGATGAAATCATTCGAGGATAGGATCGAGTTCCTCCAACGCAGGATTGCCTGCGAAACTGATGGCCTTCGAGCTTCGGGCATGAAGGCAGAGCTCAAGCGATACTTGGATGATAAAGCTCTCTTGAAGCAGTACTCAGAGAATGACCATGTCAATGATAATGGGAAACTGATCAAGATTCAGCTTGAGGAGGTTCCTCCGATTGCTGGTAGCCCAGAACCAGTCATTCGGCCAATTATAAGGTTGCAAGACAGGAATATCGTCTTAACTCGCATTAATCCAGAG GTTCGTGATACAAGTGTCCTTGTGAGGCTTCGGCCTGCTTGGGAAGATTTGAGGAGTTATTTAACTGCCAAAGGGCGCAAACGCTTTGAGGTTTATGTTTGCACGATGGCTGAAAGAGATTATGCTTTGGAGATGTGGAGGCTTCTGGACCCAGAAGCAAACCTAATAAGCTCAAAGCAACTTCTGGATCGCGTTGTATGTGTCAAATCAG ACTCTAGGAAGTCATTGTTGAATGTTTTTCAAGATGGTATCTGCCATCCAAAAATGGCGATGGTGATCGATGACCGCCTGAAGGTTTGGGATGACAAGGATCAACCTCGAGTACACGTTGTTCCTCCCTTCACTCCATATTATGCACCTCAGGCTGAG ACGGCGAATGCTGTTCCAGTGTTGTGTGTTGCAAGAAACGTTGCATGCAATGTCAGAGGTGGATTTTTCAA AGAATTTGATGAAAAACTGCTGCGAAGAATATCCGAATTTTGTTATGAAGATGAAGTACTAGATTTACCTCCTGCACCTGATGTGAGCAATTACTTAATGACAGAG GATACTGGTGTCATGCCAAATGGAAATAGAGACATTCCTGTTCCCGAAGGCATGAGTGGTGCTGAAGCTGAACGAAGAATGAATCGACCG GATCAGAAGCTTGGTGTGGAAGCCAGCTTACCTTTCGTCATGAACAGTCCTGATTCGAGGTCTGAACTCTCTCAACAACCTTTGGCCATCACATCTAATTTTATAACCCCATCAGTGTCTAGAACGACTATACCTTCACAGA gACCTGGTTTGTTGGGAGCTTCTCCAAAAGAGGCAGAGGCCTCCCAGTCGGAATTAGATCCTATCATGAGGAGAAGACTCCTCGCTCTGCAGCATGGCCCAGATATGCCGGGAAGTAGCTTAATTGATCCTTCTTTTAGATCAAGACCACCTGCAAGGATGTCAGCATCGCCCATACAACTAAATGGAGGCTGGTTTGTTGCCGATGAAGACGTCAATGCTGGGCAACTTATTAAGCGATCTTCAGGGGCGACTCAAGAATCTGATGCATTACAACCTGATAAGCATCGAACTATTTCTAATCCTCCTAATCATAGTGCAGAAACTTCCATTCCCTTCGACAAATCCCATCCTGTGTCTGGAGTGAAAGCTGAAGAG GCATGTCTTGTAGATGAACGGCAAAGGCAAAATCAAGTACACCCAAGTAATTCTTCCATTTCAG AAGATGATGAGGTATCCTTGAATCGGCCATCCGTTAACAATGGTGAGCTTCATATTGAAGTGACTCCACAACCTTCTGTGTATATAGGAGTACTGCAAGAAATTGGACGGAGGTGTGCCTCAAAG GTTGAGTTCAAATCTGTTATCAGCACCAGCAAGGATCTGCAGTTCTCTTTTGAG GTACTCTTCAGTGGGGAAAAGATAGGGGTTGGGATTGGTAGAACACGGAAGGAAGCTCAATTCCAAGCTGCTAAAAATGCTCTTCGGAACTTGGCCA GCAGCTATGTATCACATCTTGCACCTGACACCGTAGCTGTGGACAGAGGTTTGGATAAGCTCTCTTCTGGAAATGAAAATGGATTTTTGAGGGACGTTGCCACTCCTATGTCAGTTGAATTGCCTATGAAGGAGGAACTACCCAATGCGAGTATGTTGGAGCAGTTGGGTAATGGAGATGAGTCGACAAGATTATCTGTTGTCACCTCTGGCATCAAAGATTTA TGTGTGGCAGGGGGCCTCAGTCTATTCTTCCAAGATCAGCCCCCAGTTACCATGACTTTAAATAATGGAGAGTTTTATTCTCAG GCTGCTGAGGAGGCACTAGGGAGCTTGAAATCCATGATCAGTCAGCAAGCCTCGAAGCGTTCAAATTCACCAAG GTCGCCGCCAACCATTCCAAACAAGCGGTCAAAGGACGAACTCCTTCGAGGGTTTCCAGCTCTATCACCGTCACGACATCAAAAAAACGGGCACCCAATTTCTTGA
- the LOC131252561 gene encoding RNA polymerase II C-terminal domain phosphatase-like 2 isoform X7 → MTRLGFKSTVFHGDSCLGEAEIFPTEKNPSFQFPNNEIRINHFSPPSDRCPPLSILQTISPFAVRCKLESKSPPLNCLHTSCFQELKTAVVVHGDEEVHLVAMQSRQDKIPGFFWCCAVPLGLYGSCKGMLNPRCLAIVFDLDETLIVANTMKSFEDRIEFLQRRIACETDGLRASGMKAELKRYLDDKALLKQYSENDHVNDNGKLIKIQLEEVPPIAGSPEPVIRPIIRLQDRNIVLTRINPEVRDTSVLVRLRPAWEDLRSYLTAKGRKRFEVYVCTMAERDYALEMWRLLDPEANLISSKQLLDRVVCVKSDSRKSLLNVFQDGICHPKMAMVIDDRLKVWDDKDQPRVHVVPPFTPYYAPQAETANAVPVLCVARNVACNVRGGFFKEFDEKLLRRISEFCYEDEVLDLPPAPDVSNYLMTEDTGVMPNGNRDIPVPEGMSGAEAERRMNRPDQKLGVEASLPFVMNSPDSRSELSQQPLAITSNFITPSVSRTTIPSQRPGLLGASPKEAEASQSELDPIMRRRLLALQHGPDMPGSSLIDPSFRSRPPARMSASPIQLNGGWFVADEDVNAGQLIKRSSGATQESDALQPDKHRTISNPPNHSAETSIPFDKSHPVSGVKAEEACLVDERQRQNQVHPSNSSISEDDEVSLNRPSVNNGELHIEVTPQPSVYIGVLQEIGRRCASKVEFKSVISTSKDLQFSFEVLFSGEKIGVGIGRTRKEAQFQAAKNALRNLASSYVSHLAPDTVAVDRGLDKLSSGNENGFLRDVATPMSVELPMKEELPNASMLEQLGNGDESTRLSVVTSGIKDLAAEEALGSLKSMISQQASKRSNSPRSPPTIPNKRSKDELLRGFPALSPSRHQKNGHPIS, encoded by the exons ATGACTCGACTAGGGTTTAAATCGACTGTCTTCCATGGCGATTCGTGCCTGGGCGAAGCAGAGATTTTCCCCACTGAGAAAAACCCTAGTTTCCAATTCCCAAACAacgaaattcgcatcaatcattTCTCTCCGCCAAGTGATCGCTGCCCACCGCTCTCGATTCTCCAGACAATCTCCCCTTTTGCCGTCCGATGCAAGCTCGAATCAAAATCACCGCCATTGAATTGCCTACACACGTCATGCTTCCAAGAACTCAAG ACAGCAGTAGTTGTGCATGGAGATGAAGAAGTGCATTTGGTAGCAATGCAGAGTAGGCAGGACAAGATTCCTGGCTTCTTCTGGTGCTGTGCGGTTCCGCTTGGTCTCTATGGTTCTTGCAAGGGGATGCTGAATCCCCGGTGCCTCGCAATCGTGTTCGATCTCGACGAGACGCTCATAGTTGCGAACACGATGAAATCATTCGAGGATAGGATCGAGTTCCTCCAACGCAGGATTGCCTGCGAAACTGATGGCCTTCGAGCTTCGGGCATGAAGGCAGAGCTCAAGCGATACTTGGATGATAAAGCTCTCTTGAAGCAGTACTCAGAGAATGACCATGTCAATGATAATGGGAAACTGATCAAGATTCAGCTTGAGGAGGTTCCTCCGATTGCTGGTAGCCCAGAACCAGTCATTCGGCCAATTATAAGGTTGCAAGACAGGAATATCGTCTTAACTCGCATTAATCCAGAG GTTCGTGATACAAGTGTCCTTGTGAGGCTTCGGCCTGCTTGGGAAGATTTGAGGAGTTATTTAACTGCCAAAGGGCGCAAACGCTTTGAGGTTTATGTTTGCACGATGGCTGAAAGAGATTATGCTTTGGAGATGTGGAGGCTTCTGGACCCAGAAGCAAACCTAATAAGCTCAAAGCAACTTCTGGATCGCGTTGTATGTGTCAAATCAG ACTCTAGGAAGTCATTGTTGAATGTTTTTCAAGATGGTATCTGCCATCCAAAAATGGCGATGGTGATCGATGACCGCCTGAAGGTTTGGGATGACAAGGATCAACCTCGAGTACACGTTGTTCCTCCCTTCACTCCATATTATGCACCTCAGGCTGAG ACGGCGAATGCTGTTCCAGTGTTGTGTGTTGCAAGAAACGTTGCATGCAATGTCAGAGGTGGATTTTTCAA AGAATTTGATGAAAAACTGCTGCGAAGAATATCCGAATTTTGTTATGAAGATGAAGTACTAGATTTACCTCCTGCACCTGATGTGAGCAATTACTTAATGACAGAG GATACTGGTGTCATGCCAAATGGAAATAGAGACATTCCTGTTCCCGAAGGCATGAGTGGTGCTGAAGCTGAACGAAGAATGAATCGACCG GATCAGAAGCTTGGTGTGGAAGCCAGCTTACCTTTCGTCATGAACAGTCCTGATTCGAGGTCTGAACTCTCTCAACAACCTTTGGCCATCACATCTAATTTTATAACCCCATCAGTGTCTAGAACGACTATACCTTCACAGA gACCTGGTTTGTTGGGAGCTTCTCCAAAAGAGGCAGAGGCCTCCCAGTCGGAATTAGATCCTATCATGAGGAGAAGACTCCTCGCTCTGCAGCATGGCCCAGATATGCCGGGAAGTAGCTTAATTGATCCTTCTTTTAGATCAAGACCACCTGCAAGGATGTCAGCATCGCCCATACAACTAAATGGAGGCTGGTTTGTTGCCGATGAAGACGTCAATGCTGGGCAACTTATTAAGCGATCTTCAGGGGCGACTCAAGAATCTGATGCATTACAACCTGATAAGCATCGAACTATTTCTAATCCTCCTAATCATAGTGCAGAAACTTCCATTCCCTTCGACAAATCCCATCCTGTGTCTGGAGTGAAAGCTGAAGAG GCATGTCTTGTAGATGAACGGCAAAGGCAAAATCAAGTACACCCAAGTAATTCTTCCATTTCAG AAGATGATGAGGTATCCTTGAATCGGCCATCCGTTAACAATGGTGAGCTTCATATTGAAGTGACTCCACAACCTTCTGTGTATATAGGAGTACTGCAAGAAATTGGACGGAGGTGTGCCTCAAAG GTTGAGTTCAAATCTGTTATCAGCACCAGCAAGGATCTGCAGTTCTCTTTTGAG GTACTCTTCAGTGGGGAAAAGATAGGGGTTGGGATTGGTAGAACACGGAAGGAAGCTCAATTCCAAGCTGCTAAAAATGCTCTTCGGAACTTGGCCA GCAGCTATGTATCACATCTTGCACCTGACACCGTAGCTGTGGACAGAGGTTTGGATAAGCTCTCTTCTGGAAATGAAAATGGATTTTTGAGGGACGTTGCCACTCCTATGTCAGTTGAATTGCCTATGAAGGAGGAACTACCCAATGCGAGTATGTTGGAGCAGTTGGGTAATGGAGATGAGTCGACAAGATTATCTGTTGTCACCTCTGGCATCAAAGATTTA GCTGCTGAGGAGGCACTAGGGAGCTTGAAATCCATGATCAGTCAGCAAGCCTCGAAGCGTTCAAATTCACCAAG GTCGCCGCCAACCATTCCAAACAAGCGGTCAAAGGACGAACTCCTTCGAGGGTTTCCAGCTCTATCACCGTCACGACATCAAAAAAACGGGCACCCAATTTCTTGA
- the LOC131252561 gene encoding RNA polymerase II C-terminal domain phosphatase-like 2 isoform X2 encodes MTRLGFKSTVFHGDSCLGEAEIFPTEKNPSFQFPNNEIRINHFSPPSDRCPPLSILQTISPFAVRCKLESKSPPLNCLHTSCFQELKTAVVVHGDEEVHLVAMQSRQDKIPGFFWCCAVPLGLYGSCKGMLNPRCLAIVFDLDETLIVANTMKSFEDRIEFLQRRIACETDGLRASGMKAELKRYLDDKALLKQYSENDHVNDNGKLIKIQLEEVPPIAGSPEPVIRPIIRLQDRNIVLTRINPEVRDTSVLVRLRPAWEDLRSYLTAKGRKRFEVYVCTMAERDYALEMWRLLDPEANLISSKQLLDRVVCVKSDSRKSLLNVFQDGICHPKMAMVIDDRLKVWDDKDQPRVHVVPPFTPYYAPQAETANAVPVLCVARNVACNVRGGFFKEFDEKLLRRISEFCYEDEVLDLPPAPDVSNYLMTEDTGVMPNGNRDIPVPEGMSGAEAERRMNRPDQKLGVEASLPFVMNSPDSRSELSQQPLAITSNFITPSVSRTTIPSQRPGLLGASPKEAEASQSELDPIMRRRLLALQHGPDMPGSSLIDPSFRSRPPARMSASPIQLNGGWFVADEDVNAGQLIKRSSGATQESDALQPDKHRTISNPPNHSAETSIPFDKSHPVSGVKAEEACLVDERQRQNQVHPSNSSISDDEVSLNRPSVNNGELHIEVTPQPSVYIGVLQEIGRRCASKVEFKSVISTSKDLQFSFEVLFSGEKIGVGIGRTRKEAQFQAAKNALRNLASSYVSHLAPDTVAVDRGLDKLSSGNENGFLRDVATPMSVELPMKEELPNASMLEQLGNGDESTRLSVVTSGIKDLCVAGGLSLFFQDQPPVTMTLNNGEFYSQVEIAGEVLGKGIGLSKEGAKLQAAEEALGSLKSMISQQASKRSNSPRSPPTIPNKRSKDELLRGFPALSPSRHQKNGHPIS; translated from the exons ATGACTCGACTAGGGTTTAAATCGACTGTCTTCCATGGCGATTCGTGCCTGGGCGAAGCAGAGATTTTCCCCACTGAGAAAAACCCTAGTTTCCAATTCCCAAACAacgaaattcgcatcaatcattTCTCTCCGCCAAGTGATCGCTGCCCACCGCTCTCGATTCTCCAGACAATCTCCCCTTTTGCCGTCCGATGCAAGCTCGAATCAAAATCACCGCCATTGAATTGCCTACACACGTCATGCTTCCAAGAACTCAAG ACAGCAGTAGTTGTGCATGGAGATGAAGAAGTGCATTTGGTAGCAATGCAGAGTAGGCAGGACAAGATTCCTGGCTTCTTCTGGTGCTGTGCGGTTCCGCTTGGTCTCTATGGTTCTTGCAAGGGGATGCTGAATCCCCGGTGCCTCGCAATCGTGTTCGATCTCGACGAGACGCTCATAGTTGCGAACACGATGAAATCATTCGAGGATAGGATCGAGTTCCTCCAACGCAGGATTGCCTGCGAAACTGATGGCCTTCGAGCTTCGGGCATGAAGGCAGAGCTCAAGCGATACTTGGATGATAAAGCTCTCTTGAAGCAGTACTCAGAGAATGACCATGTCAATGATAATGGGAAACTGATCAAGATTCAGCTTGAGGAGGTTCCTCCGATTGCTGGTAGCCCAGAACCAGTCATTCGGCCAATTATAAGGTTGCAAGACAGGAATATCGTCTTAACTCGCATTAATCCAGAG GTTCGTGATACAAGTGTCCTTGTGAGGCTTCGGCCTGCTTGGGAAGATTTGAGGAGTTATTTAACTGCCAAAGGGCGCAAACGCTTTGAGGTTTATGTTTGCACGATGGCTGAAAGAGATTATGCTTTGGAGATGTGGAGGCTTCTGGACCCAGAAGCAAACCTAATAAGCTCAAAGCAACTTCTGGATCGCGTTGTATGTGTCAAATCAG ACTCTAGGAAGTCATTGTTGAATGTTTTTCAAGATGGTATCTGCCATCCAAAAATGGCGATGGTGATCGATGACCGCCTGAAGGTTTGGGATGACAAGGATCAACCTCGAGTACACGTTGTTCCTCCCTTCACTCCATATTATGCACCTCAGGCTGAG ACGGCGAATGCTGTTCCAGTGTTGTGTGTTGCAAGAAACGTTGCATGCAATGTCAGAGGTGGATTTTTCAA AGAATTTGATGAAAAACTGCTGCGAAGAATATCCGAATTTTGTTATGAAGATGAAGTACTAGATTTACCTCCTGCACCTGATGTGAGCAATTACTTAATGACAGAG GATACTGGTGTCATGCCAAATGGAAATAGAGACATTCCTGTTCCCGAAGGCATGAGTGGTGCTGAAGCTGAACGAAGAATGAATCGACCG GATCAGAAGCTTGGTGTGGAAGCCAGCTTACCTTTCGTCATGAACAGTCCTGATTCGAGGTCTGAACTCTCTCAACAACCTTTGGCCATCACATCTAATTTTATAACCCCATCAGTGTCTAGAACGACTATACCTTCACAGA gACCTGGTTTGTTGGGAGCTTCTCCAAAAGAGGCAGAGGCCTCCCAGTCGGAATTAGATCCTATCATGAGGAGAAGACTCCTCGCTCTGCAGCATGGCCCAGATATGCCGGGAAGTAGCTTAATTGATCCTTCTTTTAGATCAAGACCACCTGCAAGGATGTCAGCATCGCCCATACAACTAAATGGAGGCTGGTTTGTTGCCGATGAAGACGTCAATGCTGGGCAACTTATTAAGCGATCTTCAGGGGCGACTCAAGAATCTGATGCATTACAACCTGATAAGCATCGAACTATTTCTAATCCTCCTAATCATAGTGCAGAAACTTCCATTCCCTTCGACAAATCCCATCCTGTGTCTGGAGTGAAAGCTGAAGAG GCATGTCTTGTAGATGAACGGCAAAGGCAAAATCAAGTACACCCAAGTAATTCTTCCATTTCAG ATGATGAGGTATCCTTGAATCGGCCATCCGTTAACAATGGTGAGCTTCATATTGAAGTGACTCCACAACCTTCTGTGTATATAGGAGTACTGCAAGAAATTGGACGGAGGTGTGCCTCAAAG GTTGAGTTCAAATCTGTTATCAGCACCAGCAAGGATCTGCAGTTCTCTTTTGAG GTACTCTTCAGTGGGGAAAAGATAGGGGTTGGGATTGGTAGAACACGGAAGGAAGCTCAATTCCAAGCTGCTAAAAATGCTCTTCGGAACTTGGCCA GCAGCTATGTATCACATCTTGCACCTGACACCGTAGCTGTGGACAGAGGTTTGGATAAGCTCTCTTCTGGAAATGAAAATGGATTTTTGAGGGACGTTGCCACTCCTATGTCAGTTGAATTGCCTATGAAGGAGGAACTACCCAATGCGAGTATGTTGGAGCAGTTGGGTAATGGAGATGAGTCGACAAGATTATCTGTTGTCACCTCTGGCATCAAAGATTTA TGTGTGGCAGGGGGCCTCAGTCTATTCTTCCAAGATCAGCCCCCAGTTACCATGACTTTAAATAATGGAGAGTTTTATTCTCAG GTTGAAATAGCAGGAGAGGTTTTAGGAAAGGGAATTGGTTTGAGTAAAGAGGGAGCTAAGCTGCAG GCTGCTGAGGAGGCACTAGGGAGCTTGAAATCCATGATCAGTCAGCAAGCCTCGAAGCGTTCAAATTCACCAAG GTCGCCGCCAACCATTCCAAACAAGCGGTCAAAGGACGAACTCCTTCGAGGGTTTCCAGCTCTATCACCGTCACGACATCAAAAAAACGGGCACCCAATTTCTTGA